From one Vibrio palustris genomic stretch:
- a CDS encoding HD domain-containing protein, with protein MKHPARTFAQYYHGDQQYGCDPYVYHLDMVALLCLPYGQDAVTVAYLHDVIEDTDATLTVIAEQFGEYIAACVAILTDEPGENRAVKKARTYRKMAQVSGVTELALVVKAADRLANLRMCSVTQDKDKIATYQREHPQFVTSVYRPYLCDKLWYSIDQAMARLPVVQ; from the coding sequence ATGAAGCATCCAGCCCGAACGTTTGCTCAGTATTATCACGGTGACCAGCAATATGGTTGTGATCCCTATGTATACCATTTAGATATGGTGGCGTTATTGTGTTTACCCTATGGGCAAGATGCGGTTACAGTTGCCTATCTCCATGATGTGATTGAGGATACAGACGCAACGTTAACTGTGATTGCCGAACAGTTTGGCGAGTATATTGCCGCTTGTGTCGCGATATTAACGGATGAACCCGGTGAAAATCGGGCGGTGAAAAAAGCGCGGACTTATCGAAAAATGGCGCAAGTTAGCGGTGTAACTGAGTTGGCGTTAGTCGTCAAAGCTGCGGATCGCTTAGCCAATCTTCGAATGTGTTCAGTGACGCAAGACAAAGACAAAATTGCGACGTATCAGCGTGAACATCCTCAATTTGTCACATCGGTTTACCGCCCATATTTATGCGACAAACTGTGGTATAGCATTGATCAGGCAATGGCTCGGTTACCTGTTGTGCAATGA